A genomic stretch from Deltaproteobacteria bacterium includes:
- a CDS encoding long-chain-fatty-acid--CoA ligase, translating into MYTLGDIPRKGSALYRDKVALVFEGINLTFKELDDRVNRLANALMDLGLKKGGRVTVLAENTHKYMEIYFAAAKLGASVTPLNFRLSDKEIDYIGNNCEATIYFAGDGYEERSLGFKQNLKNIRQWISLDKINNGFMYYEDLLRNASEEEPMVEVDENDLAILMYTGGTTGLPKGVMLSHRNIMTSMYGMIIGFSFTRNDSTCFMLPLFHIALWPVLSLLMVGGKSVILRRPDIGEILRSIHQERCTHINMVPTLLNWLIDDPRIDEFDLSSLRLIGYAGSPIAIEVLKKGIARFGSIFTQGYGLTEAAPIVSVLFKEDHWVDGPGVKLLSSVGKVGLPVEARIVDEEDRPLQPGEPGEVVVRGKNVMMGYWKNPEMTDSALRGGWLHTGDVGTIDGDGYIYLLDRKADMIITGGENVYPKETEDALYEHPAVRECAVVAAPDERWGEKVQAVVVLKTGLTATEAELIHHCKTRLAGYKCPKNIVFWDELPKTPVGKILRREVRKHFADL; encoded by the coding sequence ATGTACACTTTGGGAGATATACCACGGAAAGGAAGTGCCCTGTATCGGGATAAGGTGGCCCTGGTATTTGAAGGCATCAATCTTACCTTTAAGGAATTGGACGACCGGGTCAACCGTCTGGCCAATGCCCTGATGGACCTTGGACTTAAAAAAGGCGGCCGCGTTACCGTATTGGCCGAGAATACCCATAAATATATGGAGATTTACTTTGCCGCGGCCAAGCTTGGGGCGAGCGTTACGCCTCTCAATTTCAGGCTGTCTGACAAAGAGATTGATTATATCGGCAATAATTGTGAGGCCACCATCTATTTTGCCGGGGACGGATATGAAGAACGGTCCCTCGGGTTTAAGCAGAACCTGAAAAATATCAGGCAGTGGATATCCCTAGATAAAATAAATAATGGATTCATGTATTATGAGGACCTTCTCCGGAATGCCTCGGAAGAAGAGCCGATGGTGGAGGTGGATGAAAATGATCTGGCCATCCTCATGTACACCGGAGGAACTACAGGCCTTCCCAAGGGGGTCATGCTTTCGCACCGGAACATCATGACGTCCATGTACGGGATGATCATCGGTTTTTCCTTCACGAGGAACGATTCCACCTGTTTTATGCTTCCCTTGTTCCATATTGCCTTGTGGCCTGTCCTCAGTTTGCTCATGGTTGGCGGGAAGTCGGTCATCCTCCGTCGACCGGACATCGGGGAGATCCTGAGGTCGATTCACCAGGAGAGATGCACCCATATTAATATGGTGCCCACGCTTTTGAACTGGCTCATTGATGATCCCCGGATCGATGAATTCGACCTGTCCAGTCTGCGTCTCATAGGCTATGCGGGGAGCCCGATAGCCATAGAAGTATTGAAAAAAGGGATCGCCAGGTTTGGCAGCATTTTTACCCAGGGATATGGATTGACGGAAGCCGCTCCCATTGTTTCCGTCCTGTTCAAGGAAGATCATTGGGTCGATGGTCCGGGGGTGAAGCTCCTTTCCAGTGTGGGCAAAGTCGGTCTCCCGGTGGAAGCCCGGATTGTGGATGAGGAGGATCGGCCGTTACAACCCGGCGAACCGGGAGAGGTGGTCGTACGGGGTAAAAATGTGATGATGGGTTACTGGAAAAACCCCGAGATGACTGATTCAGCCCTACGCGGCGGCTGGCTCCATACGGGGGACGTGGGAACCATCGATGGGGACGGTTACATCTATTTGTTGGACCGGAAAGCCGACATGATTATCACCGGAGGGGAAAACGTCTACCCCAAGGAGACCGAAGACGCCCTTTACGAGCATCCGGCCGTCAGGGAATGCGCCGTGGTCGCCGCCCCCGATGAGCGCTGGGGAGAGAAGGTACAGGCGGTGGTTGTTTTGAAGACCGGCCTGACGGCTACCGAAGCAGAATTGATCCATCATTGCAAGACCAGGCTGGCAGGATACAAATGCCCGAAAAATATCGTCTTCTGGGATGAATTGCCTAAAACTCCCGTGGGGAAGATATTGAGGCGGGAAGTGAGGAAGCACTTCGCAGACCTATAG
- a CDS encoding MFS transporter, with protein MNSTIQYPRFRWFALITMVVGVVAQSIIMIAPAPLIGEVAKYLGRELGMVTFTVMGLWTVTVCLGGIAGGAIVDKVGVAKVYFVCSIFLIVSAVFIPFAGKNLGAIILLRLIGGAATGPILTTISRLTAEWFPSEQRPIITGFQGMAFALGVLIGFGLAPAVYTSTESWPMTMVYMAVPAGIFLILSLVMVFGPKAPEVILEEHEDRQAGDRDFKLALKDPVIYLMVAYVFLFNWLTQAVNDLTPGYFALAAPVGVGFGITVAGQLMMMFLAMYMIGSLVSGWLNRYVYRRSTRLQVMFAFILSGIYFFVKFSGVTGSGPNPLLLVIMAITAFFMGQGIPTIMGFIAKNYPEHITGRVGGMSMGLGLIGGVVGIGFGSSALTKTGTYHASILIVTIVAVIGFVVAWWLRKPGIFEQSMSDEQAGEGPGSA; from the coding sequence ATGAACAGCACTATTCAGTATCCAAGATTTCGTTGGTTTGCCCTGATCACCATGGTAGTAGGAGTTGTTGCACAATCGATAATCATGATTGCACCTGCGCCACTAATCGGCGAGGTAGCGAAATATCTTGGCCGTGAGTTGGGAATGGTAACATTTACGGTAATGGGTTTATGGACCGTGACGGTCTGCCTGGGAGGCATAGCCGGCGGAGCCATTGTTGACAAAGTAGGTGTGGCAAAAGTCTATTTTGTTTGTTCCATCTTTTTGATCGTGTCAGCGGTTTTTATTCCATTTGCCGGCAAGAATCTGGGTGCAATAATTCTGCTCAGGCTGATCGGAGGGGCCGCTACCGGACCGATTCTCACGACTATATCCCGCCTGACAGCGGAATGGTTCCCATCCGAGCAGCGCCCGATTATCACCGGTTTTCAGGGAATGGCTTTTGCGTTGGGAGTATTAATAGGCTTCGGCTTGGCCCCCGCAGTTTATACCTCAACTGAAAGCTGGCCCATGACGATGGTTTATATGGCCGTTCCGGCCGGTATCTTTTTGATTTTATCATTAGTGATGGTCTTTGGACCTAAGGCCCCGGAGGTGATATTGGAAGAGCATGAGGATCGACAGGCGGGCGACCGGGATTTCAAACTGGCGCTAAAGGATCCCGTCATATACCTCATGGTGGCCTATGTTTTTTTGTTTAACTGGTTGACCCAGGCAGTCAATGACCTGACTCCGGGCTATTTTGCGCTAGCGGCCCCGGTAGGTGTGGGTTTTGGAATCACGGTTGCCGGCCAATTGATGATGATGTTTCTGGCCATGTATATGATTGGTTCACTCGTCAGCGGTTGGTTGAATCGCTATGTATACCGCCGAAGCACCAGGCTGCAGGTTATGTTTGCCTTTATTCTCAGTGGAATCTACTTCTTCGTCAAGTTCTCGGGCGTGACCGGGTCAGGGCCTAATCCGTTGCTGCTGGTTATTATGGCTATAACGGCCTTCTTCATGGGCCAGGGTATTCCCACGATAATGGGATTTATTGCCAAAAATTATCCGGAGCATATTACCGGTAGAGTGGGCGGCATGTCGATGGGCCTCGGTCTGATCGGTGGTGTCGTGGGCATAGGATTCGGTTCATCCGCCCTTACCAAAACCGGAACCTACCACGCCTCGATCCTGATCGTCACGATCGTCGCGGTCATAGGGTTCGTTGTGGCCTGGTGGTTAAGAAAGCCCGGGATTTTTGAGCAAAGTATGTCTGATGAACAGGCGGGGGAGGGCCCAGGCTCTGCATGA
- a CDS encoding TetR family transcriptional regulator — MKEHKNLMKISELSAAADLPASTIMYYIVEGLLPAPIKTGKTRAYYSKAHLKAILLIKKKQFKEHKSLKVIKEEIKRKMYFSEDPREDISTYDRHQEIISSAIELFLQKGYANTSIADIAHQARMSKETFYLHFKNKEELFMECADRIFHDMYNNVWQEIKDEEDRLRRIEKLGKGFYTSYPKWIEMMNLVRGLAVGENQAFKDKFKALLRQMIHPMVREIEYLQKQGRFRRDIDPQLAGYYLMGIGEYGAYLANQGTAPAEPDKIREMANDFILYGLLK, encoded by the coding sequence ATGAAGGAACATAAAAATCTGATGAAAATATCCGAACTTTCTGCGGCCGCCGACCTGCCCGCCTCCACCATAATGTACTATATCGTCGAGGGCCTGTTGCCGGCACCGATAAAAACGGGAAAGACCAGGGCTTACTATTCGAAGGCGCACCTTAAGGCCATACTGCTGATCAAAAAAAAACAATTTAAGGAGCACAAATCTCTGAAGGTGATCAAAGAGGAGATCAAGAGGAAAATGTATTTCTCTGAAGATCCCAGGGAAGATATCAGCACCTACGACAGGCATCAGGAAATCATTTCGTCTGCCATCGAACTTTTTCTCCAAAAAGGCTATGCGAATACAAGCATAGCCGATATCGCCCACCAGGCCCGCATGAGCAAAGAGACCTTTTATCTCCATTTTAAGAACAAAGAAGAACTGTTCATGGAGTGTGCGGACCGCATCTTTCATGATATGTACAATAACGTCTGGCAAGAAATTAAGGATGAGGAAGACAGACTCCGACGGATTGAAAAACTGGGAAAGGGTTTCTATACCTCTTATCCGAAATGGATTGAAATGATGAATTTGGTCAGAGGACTTGCCGTCGGCGAAAACCAGGCCTTCAAAGACAAATTTAAAGCCCTCCTCCGGCAGATGATCCACCCAATGGTCCGGGAAATCGAGTATCTGCAGAAACAAGGTCGTTTTCGCCGTGACATCGATCCCCAACTGGCCGGATATTATCTGATGGGGATCGGAGAATATGGGGCTTATTTAGCCAACCAGGGAACCGCCCCCGCTGAACCTGATAAAATCCGAGAAATGGCGAATGATTTCATTTTATACGGTCTTCTGAAATAA
- a CDS encoding MerR family transcriptional regulator, whose protein sequence is MNKLPKHMKISELSAYAGTSITAIRFYLREGLLPKPLKTSKTMAYYTEDHLNALLEVQKLKEEGLPLEAIKEIVREKGTNIQPVEENITINTAKKEQIIKTSVKLFREKGYGGTKISDIPARAGISKGTFYQYFRNKEDLFIECADSIFREIGENIPEIQEETDPIKKLQMRGKFFGQHQQHVLEMLNLIRGAAVRGDKHVKEKLDEVIRNLTEPLREDLEKAMQQGQIRTMDSRFLAYMIMGSAEYFLYYSEENKAEVGEIMRKAWDMNLNGFLKDRTRK, encoded by the coding sequence ATGAACAAACTCCCGAAACATATGAAAATATCAGAGCTCAGCGCCTATGCCGGGACATCAATTACCGCCATCCGATTTTATTTACGGGAAGGATTACTGCCCAAGCCGCTGAAAACGAGCAAGACCATGGCCTATTATACAGAAGACCACCTCAATGCCCTCCTGGAGGTCCAGAAATTGAAAGAAGAGGGGCTACCCCTCGAAGCCATAAAGGAGATTGTCAGGGAAAAGGGGACTAATATACAACCGGTAGAGGAAAATATCACCATCAATACCGCCAAAAAGGAACAAATCATAAAGACTTCGGTTAAGCTCTTCCGGGAAAAAGGCTATGGGGGGACAAAAATTTCTGATATACCGGCCCGGGCCGGTATCAGTAAGGGGACCTTTTATCAATATTTTCGAAATAAGGAGGACCTCTTCATTGAATGCGCCGACAGTATATTTCGAGAGATCGGCGAAAATATACCCGAAATCCAAGAGGAAACCGACCCCATCAAAAAACTCCAGATGCGCGGTAAATTCTTTGGGCAACACCAACAGCATGTGTTGGAGATGCTCAATCTCATCCGCGGTGCTGCCGTCCGGGGAGACAAACATGTAAAAGAAAAACTGGATGAGGTCATAAGGAACCTTACTGAGCCCCTTCGGGAAGACCTGGAAAAAGCTATGCAACAAGGGCAGATTCGAACAATGGACAGTCGTTTTTTGGCCTATATGATAATGGGTTCAGCGGAATATTTTTTATACTACTCTGAAGAGAATAAAGCGGAAGTTGGCGAAATCATGCGTAAAGCCTGGGACATGAATTTAAACGGTTTTTTAAAGGATAGGACGAGGAAATGA